A window of the Pangasianodon hypophthalmus isolate fPanHyp1 chromosome 12, fPanHyp1.pri, whole genome shotgun sequence genome harbors these coding sequences:
- the gdf10b gene encoding growth/differentiation factor 10b encodes MALIFLCALQIALLFDWVEVKQADSFQRDVDAPRDMLPVQMFKLYEKLNKEPQSHREENTVRSFQALPVSSHNKVLFHFNLTSMPESEVILSASLHFLKHHGRLRHLSCRRSRGPLCHSQHLQPSTPVKLVLRGMSRNTTFPAHLGNITLSPHKKGHWQMSDVSSIVQWARARNELLISVEFDFGDRHHWQQDRLTPQILPYILVFANDLAINEPNSIAMSLQRYSPVGEERGNRPSVVAPSSRIRREVEHLQNFLPDIQYDDQKNKELWYNTYFALKPKTLSKSQGGRQGPQIRNGGSTTQELSFDKRTMKKARRKQWSEPRVCARRYLRVDFADIGWSEWILAPKAFDAYYCAGTCGFPMPKVVHPSNHATIQSIVRAVGIVPGVPEPCCIPEKMRELAVLFFDTSRNMVLKLYPNMSVETCACR; translated from the exons ATGGCGCTTATTTTCCTTTGCGCGCTGCAGATTGCTTTGCTCTTTGACTGGGTGGAAGTAAAGCAGGCAGACTCGTTTCAACGGGATGTGGATGCACCGAGGGACATGCTGCCTGTACAGATGTTTAAACTGTACGAAAAACTGAACAAGGAGCCGCAATCACACCGGGAAGAAAACACAGTCAGGAGCTTCCAGGCACTCCCGG TGTCCTCCCACAACAAGGTCCTCTTTCATTTCAATCTGACCTCCATGCCTGAGTCAGAGGTGATTCTATCTGCAAGTCTACACTTCCTCAAGCATCATGGTCGGCTACGGCACTTGAGCTGCCGACGTTCCAGAGGGCCCTTGTGTCACAGCCAACATCTGCAGCCTTCAACCCCAGTTAAGCTGGTTCTTCGAGGGATGTCACGAAACACTACCTTCCCGGCCCATTTGGGTAACATCACATTGTCCCCGCACAAGAAAGGGCACTGGCAGATGTCTGACGTGTCCTCAATTGTCCAATGGGCTCGTGCTCGAAATGAGCTCTTAATTTCAGTGGAGTTTGACTTTGGAGATAGGCACCATTGGCAGCAGGATCGCCTCACACCTCAGATTTTGCCTTATATTCTCGTTTTTGCCAATGACCTGGCCATAAATGAACCAAACAGCATCGCCATGAGCTTGCAGCGGTACAGCCCTgtgggagaagagagaggaaatagaCCATCCGTTGTCGCTCCAAGCTCCAGGATCAGAAGAGAAGTAGAGCACTTACAGAATTTCCTTCCCGACATCCAGTATGATGATCAGAAAAACAAGGAACTGTGGTACAACACTTATTTTGCATTAAAGCCCAAAACCTTGTCCAAGAGTCAAGGTGGGAGACAAGGTCCTCAAATCAGAAATGGAGGAAGTACGACTCAGGAGTTGAGCTTTGATAAAAGGACCATGAAAAAGGCTCGGCGTAAGCAGTGGAGTGAGCCTCGTGTGTGTGCAAGACGTTACCTGAGAGTGGATTTTGCCGATATTGGCTGGAGCGAGTGGATTCTGGCCCCGAAAGCATTCGATGCCTACTACTGTGCGGGAACATGTGGATTTCCCATGCCCAAG GTGGTTCATCCCTCTAATCACGCCACCATCCAAAGCATTGTGAGGGCAGTGGGGATTGTTCCTGGAGTTCCTGAGCCTTGCTGCATTCCTGAGAAGATGAGAGAACTGGCTGTGCTGTTTTTCGACACCAGCAGGAACATGGTGCTGAAGCTCTACCCTAACATGTCTGTGGAGACCTGCGCTTGTCGATAA
- the gdf2 gene encoding growth/differentiation factor 2 has protein sequence MQGFQYLLLHLCLSLVWLCEGKSITQVTQQEDKKFAQSLEDDLEEQDNLESFFEPMKEDFLKMLNLSGVPMERRKVQPPPFMMELYNKYASDMSSVPRSDVIRSFVIQEVTQSVITENKSSHRLLFNVSIPNYEEVTVVQLRLFMLWHRDQSARDDSFTSINVYNVVHMKNQEILHLLDSKDISDTEHTWEAFDVTSALQSWLQSKHGAGELEVEVQSQGCGSFQEGGYKISLNLEENTSPVLIVFSNDLENRKRKAKTEVQEMMTHEEEKFLLSIDPLEDYNSDDSLNQHRRRKRNARKNYCRRTSLKVNFKDIGWDKWIVAPPEYDAYECKGVCNFPLTDDVTPSKHAIIQTLVNLSNPKKANKACCVPTKLDPLTVMYQENGIITVRHLYEEMKVAKCGCR, from the exons ATGCAGGGATTTCAATATTTATTGCTTCACCTATGCCTCAGTTTGGTTTGGCTCTGTGAGGGAAAATCAATAACTCAAGTCACTCAGCAAGAAGACAAGAAGTTTGCTCAGAGTCTGGAGGATGACCTAGAGGAGCAAGACAACTTGGAAAGCTTTTTTGAACCTATGAAAGAAGACTTTCTAAAGATGCTGAACTTGTCAGGGGTTCCAATGGAACGGAGGAAGGTTCAGCCTCCTCCATTTATGATGGAGCTATACAACAAATATGCTTCGGATATGTCCTCGGTTCCACGTTCTGATGTCATTCGTAGCTTTGTCATACAGG AGGTGACCCAGTCAGTTATCACTGAGAATAAATCTTCACACAGGCTACTATTCAATGTTTCAATCCCTAACTATGAAGAAGTCACTGTGGTCCAGCTTCGACTCTTCATGCTGTGGCACAGAGATCAATCAGCCCGTGATGACAGTTTTACTTCCATTAACGTTTATAATGTAGTACACATGAAAAACCAAGAAATATTGCACCTTCTGGACAGCAAGGACATCAGCGACACAGAACACACATGGGAGGCTTTTGATGTAACAAGTGCCCTCCAGAGTTGGCTTCAGTCAAAGCATGGAGCAGGTGAATTGGAGGTTGAAGTGCAAAGTCAGGGCTGTGGGTCATTCCAAGAGGGAGGCTACAAGATCAGCCTGAATTTGGAGGAAAACACCTCACCTGTTTTAATCGTCTTTTCAAATGACCTTGagaacaggaagagaaaagcCAAAACTGAGGTACAAGAGATGATGACTCATGAAGAAGAGAAGTTTTTATTGAGCATAGATCCCTTAGAAGATTATAACAGTGATGACAGCCTGAATCAGCATCGtagaagaaagagaaatgcaCGTAAGAACTACTGTCGGAGAACCTCACTTAAAGTGAATTTCAAGGATATTGGATGGGACAAGTGGATTGTCGCGCCCCCTGAGTATGACGCCTATGAATGTAAAGGTGTGTGCAATTTTCCTCTTACAGATGATGTAACACCTTCCAAACATGCCATCATTCAAACTCTAGTGAATCTGAGCAACCCAAAAAAAGCCAACAAAGCATGTTGTGTTCCTACAAAGCTGGACCCCTTAACTGTCATGTACCAAGAGAACGGCATTATCACTGTAAGACACCTTTATGAGGAGATGAAAGTGGCAAAATGCGGCTGTAGGTAG